In Maridesulfovibrio sp., the genomic stretch CCTTGCCCACCGGCTTGGTGGTAAAGAAGGGATCAAATATCCTGCCCAGATTCGCGGCGGGTATTCCGGGACCTGTATCTGCTACGGAAATATATGCTTCACCGCCTTCAGCCCTGCAGGTAACGCTAAGGGTTCCACCCTTAGCTTCCATGGCCTGAACTGCGTTGTTGAAAAGGTTAAGAAAAACCTGCTGTAATTCGGATTCTGATACACAGACCGGCGGCATATCCCGGTCAAGGTCGAGAGATAGATTGACGTGAGCATAGCGGGCCTGCTGCATGGAAATTTCTACAACTTCCTCGAGGAGGTCCGGCAGGGAGACTTCAGCCACCCTTGGATCGGTCTTACGTGCGAAGCTGAGCAGCTTATGGGTGATATCCTTGCAACGTCCGCCTTGTGTGCGCACCTGCTCCAGTGCGCGGGTGATTTCACCGTAAGAAGCCATTTCCATGCCTTCATCTTCCAGCAGATCGCTCACCCACCCGGCTTCCTCAATCATAATCGCTACCGGGTTGTTTATTTCATGGGCAATGCCCGCCGCCAGCTCTCCAATGGAGGCCAGTTTTCCGGTCTCAACCATCTGGCGGTTGATCATTTCGTTTTCATTATCAATAAATTCGATATGTAAAACCAGTTTGCGGGAGAGGTAGATCGCCATAATAATGATCGCCAGACCACCGGAAAGGAATATGGCCAGAGTGATATATTCACTGCGGATCATGGCCGAAAAGGCATCGGATATATTCTGCTGATAAACCAGCTTCCACTCCCCACCCTTGAGCAGAGAAGAAACAGTCACATACTTTTCACCGTCACTGCCTTTGGAAAGCTGGATGCTTACGCCTTCACCGTATAAAGGCCGCCGTATGGTTTTATAAGGAGTCAGCACCAGCTCACTGTTACGGTTGGCCTGCGGCCTGGTCTGGAAAACACCGTTCCTGTTCAAAATATAGGCATACCCGGTCTCGCCGATGTGCACATTCTCAACAAGGTTGGAGAATGCCAGAAAATCTATTGTTGCCCGCAAAGTCCATGGCCGGCCATCTTTGCTCTTACTATTGATGGTGATTATAAAATGCGGAGACTGGCGCAGCCCCATGAAAACATCGCTTATCCCGGTACTCTTGTTACGGGAACTCATGTACCAATCCGCCTTGGAATAATCTGCACCCAGCAGCTCGAAAGGTCCGGCATAGGCGACTTGCACCCCTTTCTCATTTATGATTCCAAAATCAACGAAGATACGTCCGTACTGCTGCTGCATCCCTTTTAAAGTCTGTTCCAGAATCCGGGAATCACTAAGCTGCTCATAAGTAAAAACACGGCTTAGGTATTGGACCTCGGCCAGCTTCTCACTTAGAAAATTGTTTACATTGTCAGTCTGCTTGGCAACTACCTCACCGAGATGGGCGTAGACCTTGGCCCTATAGATGGACCTGAACTGATCAAAAATGAGACCACCAACAAGAATAAGCGGAGCAAGAGATACCGTAATCACCGTAATAGCGATCTTTCGGGAAAGCTTGTCATATGTACTCTTGGATTTAGTCTGCATGGCTGTACCGTTCTTAGGTTTCAGTGATTCAAGGTCCGCAAAGCCTGCGGGCCTTCTGAAGCGCATTGAGCAAGTGGTATGCCACTTTGAGCAGGACAAGAGCAGACCCAATTTAGTCCTGAATCAATATAAGACTCTAATTTTTAAGATTTATTTTCAAAGAATCTAAACAAGCCTATTAGTAATGTTGAGAGTACAGGACACCAACATTAGATCAAATCTCATACTCAACCAAAGCGTATCGGGTAATTTCACCCCGGCGGGGCAAAACACCCCGCTATTCATTTTTAATACCTTTCTCACCACACTGTGCGCTTTTTCACAAAGATTTGTAATTTCAACCATGACCAACGGTACAAAACGCCCCGTTTTTTCATTTTCAAACCTCATCCTCGCGAAAATTAGACTTCAAAAAAATATAATTTTATTCCGCAGTACACATATAAAAGGACTGAATCACACACTGATATCAAACATAACAACATGAAATATTTGAATAAAATTACAAAACAAACGAAAAGTAAGACTCCAAGACAGGAAGTGACTCCTACTGGTTGGCATGCTCATTGTAACGACCAGATAAAGCCAAGGATACGGAGGAAGATCATGCGCAAAATTCGAATACTCCTCATAGATGATGAGAAAGGCTTTTCTTCAGTGCTGGCCAAGAGGCTTACCCGGAGAGGAGTTGAAGTTATCACCGCCGAAGACGGTGCAGACGGGTTGTTTAAACTGGATATGGAATTTTTTCAGGTAGTAATTCTGGATATGAAAATGCCCGGCATGAACGGATTGCAGGTTTTAAAGACCATTAAAAACCGTCACCCGGGTGTGGAAGTGATTCTGCTGACCGGGAATGCTGATATGGAAAGTGCTCTCGCCGCAATGAATGCAGGGGCTTTTGACTTCATACTTAAACCTGCGAATACTGAAATCCTGACCAACAGAATATACGATGCGGCCAAAAGCTGTCACATCACCATGGATAAGGCAGGATGAACAAAAGCATTGATAGTATTTTTGCAGATACTATACGGTTGGCCCGTGCATTACTTTCTCATAGGCGACTATATGGTTGTTATGCTCATGACCCTGATCTCTCCCAAAACAATCGTAGGTAGAACTTACGATGCAGGCGGTATCACAAATCCAAAGTGACTGTTCCCCCCGTGACTGCTCTGGGAATCGGACTGGCTTCAATCATTAAAGGGCACAGCGCATTGCTAGACTAATTTGGGCTGATCGCCTTTGCCTCACTACCACCTATGACTTAGTAATGAGATGTGGGTTAACCGTTTTCTAATATCTGGAGGGTCTGTAGGCGTGACCAGACACCCCGCGCTTCCTCCCCCGCCCTCCAGAATAAATTTCAAAGAAACGCAGGATCATGGCGACCCAACTCTCCGCGCCTTCACTGCTTATATGTGAAGGCGGGGTCGCCAAATTTTCAAACTGGACTGCATACCACCGGGGGGACCTGTTTGCAGTCATGATAGAGTTCAGCTCAACCATTAACGGCTACCCCGATGTCAGGGCGGAGCGGCATGGAGATACCCCCGTAAGGTTTGCACATATGAAATAATGATTAAGCCCATTATTAACATTCCCGCGCAGATGGATATACGTTATGCTGTACGTCCGATCCACCGATTAGGGTAGACCGTGGTCCGGTAGAACATCAGAATGAAATAATCGGCATGGTCGTCCTGTAGTCACTTATACTGGATAACGATCTGCTCTAATTGGCAACAGGCAGGTGAACCGACATTTAACAAGCATATGATGCAGGAATTATCAGCATGTGGGGAATATACTCATCACTTCTTGCGGCTTTTAAACGCAAACGCAAATGTCCGAACTGCGGAACGATAAACATTATCCAGATCAAAAATAAGGATAAGAGCGTAAAATGCCGAAAATGCGGAACCACCATCCCGCCTCAAGGCCCCACAGTTTAATACCGACCTTCCAAAGTCCTTAAGCAAAGGACCCATACATACTCAGGCAGGGAACGGTTTATCCTTTCCTGAGTCCCGAAAAGCGGCGGAAAACCCTCCCGCCGCTTTTCTTTGACCGCACACGGATAATCCGAAATCAAAAGACTTTTAAGCCGTGAACAATTCAAAATCCTTAAAGAATCTGGCTCGGTAGAGATCAACCTGAGCAGGGTTGGTCATTATCATATCCAACTGCCGGGTGTGGGTTATCAGATAGCCCAGAATCTTAAGATGGTACTCCATTTCCGCACGGCCCAACCCTTCAAGACGGGCCTGCATGTTATCTTCGCGGATACGTACCCGAAAATCGAATTCATCCAGAATAGAACCGATAAACTTGGCCCGCAATCTGCGTCGTTCCGGATTCGCAGCCCCGCCCTTAAACTGGAAACTGGCATAATTTTCTGAAGAACGGTCCCCTACAAGGGATTCCACCCCACAGAAATGGAAACCGAAACGGGACTGCAAACAACAATAATTCTTTGAAATCATAAAATAATTTTTATGAGTATAAGTGGAGTGGGTTCCAATATTCAGATTAGGATTCATGGTAGACTCAAACATCACCGACATCAGCCCCTTTCCATGGATAGCCGGCGGTCCATCCCACGGCACTGCCTGCATCCCGGCCCATATCGCGCGCATGGGTATGCACTCAATATGCTCCATAAGCACGCAACGGTCATCATCCTCACCTTCAGGACTCACGCCATTGCCCAGATCCAGAACCCAGAACTGCTTTGGGACATTGCAGATCAACTGTTTGGACGCAGCCATAATATATTTGTCACTAATACCGAACCCAAACATTTCTCTCACACCCATCTCATGGCAGAAACGCATGATATCGTGATACGTCCTGCACTTGGAAGGTTTGAAATTCGGACCATCTGGATCGGTCAGGTTCAAACGGACGATATGACGCGCAGCCTTACGCAAAACCGCCTGTACCGGACTGCCCTTCATGAGCCGCCGACGCGGTTTCTCCGTGAGCAGAACTTCCACCGGGCCTGAATACACGCCGTGCCCGTCAGCATCAACGGTCACTATCTGTCCTTCAGAGAACAAATCCATGGCCCCGTTCACTCCGAACAAAGCAGCGACCCCGAATTCCCGGGCAACGTTAGCCAGATGTCCGGCCATTCCGCCATGCTCGGAAATAACAGCACTGCAACGGTTAAGTAACGCTGCGTATTCAGGGAGAGCCTGCTTAATGACCATAACACCGCCATCTGGGAACGAAAGAGCTTCCGCGCTCTTACGAATAGGCACAATAGGCCCCACACCTACTCCGGGACTGGCTGTGCGGCCCCCGGAAAACAGAGCATCAGGCAGATCCAGTGTATTGTTAATCTGACCTGAATGTTCATTCAGCAACATCAGCGGGCGGCACTGCAACAGATAAAATTCTCCGGACTCGGTTAAAGCCCATTCAATATCCTGAGGCGGTCCGAAATGCTCTTCGATGCGCACGGCCACATCTGACACCAGCAAAGCCTGTTCATCAGTCAAAGATGGATCGTTGCGGCAACTGTCCAGCAGCTCAGTACGGCAGACTCCTTCACCGACATCACAGATATATTTTTCACACTTTTCAGCGACACGCCGTTCCACCACCTGGGGAGAAGGACCTCGGCTGACCGCGAACTCATCTGTCTCGGTGGAGCCGTCAACTACAGCCCGTGGCAACCCCCAGACAGAATAAATTGAAATATTTTCATCACGTACATTCACCGGATTTCGCGAATACGCAACACCGGATGCGACCGGGTCCACCATTTCAATACAGCCCACGCTCATTGCCACGTCTTCATCCTTCAATCCACGGCTGCTGCGGTAAGCCATAGCCTGCATTGAATATTTAGAGGCCATAACTTCTTTAACAGCCAGTAGCAGAGAGTCGGAATCCACATTCAGGATGGAGCTGTACTGTCCTGCAAAAGCGGAGCCTTCCATATCTTCGCCCAAAGCACTGGAGCGCACCGCAAGGTTAACCTCATGCCCCAAAGCCTTCTTCAAGCGGACGTATCCGTCCATGATGGCGGAAGAAATTTCATCAGATAAGTCAGATTTAATTATCAACTGCATCACTCTTGATGAAACCTGAAAGACCTCATCCCGGTTTTCAAAATCAGTAGCCTGAATGATGCGGTCAATCTCATCCTGAAGACCGTCTTTATGCATGAAGCAGCGGAATGCTGCGGTAGTCACAACGAAGCCGGCAGGAATACGTAAACCGAGACTCTTTGCAGCCTCACCCAGCATAGCCATCTTCGGTCCGCACAGATCGGCCTGATCCCGGCCCACATGCGCAAAGTCCAATACCAACGCTCCTTCACCTGAAAAAGATACCGGCTCCAATTGGGCTGATATTTGCTCCTGTATTTCCTTAAAACGGTCGAAAAGCGCTGAATAGGCTTCCGGGTTAAGCTCATTCAGCTGCCGGATCATCTGATAGACGGTAACGGAAATACGGGTGCACAAGGCACGGACATAGTGAATACCGTATGGATGAAATCCGCGCAGAGCCTCCTCAAGCTCAGCAATAAGCTCATGTGTCTTTGTATTGGCTTGAATCAGCAACCGAAACTGATTGTAACGCGTTGTAAGTAATTTTCGCGCTTCTTCAGGGTCCAGCTGCGGTTCTCGGGGCTTGAAAAATGGCAACCAATCCAACAAACTCATAGACAAAGGCCCTCTGGTTACAAAAAGTTAACGAAACACTGCACAATAAAGTCCATAGTTATTCCTGCTGTCAGTGTACCCCTTAACTGTCCGGGACCGCAATCAAAAGCGGAAGGGAAAAGGAACATATATCCCGAAAGAGAGCCTTTGGCAGAACCTCCATGAGCATGTCTATTTTCATCTGTTTTAACTGAAAGAGCAGCTTATAGCTAAACCAATTAACCTACCAATTTTCCTTATTTTTAACTTTTTTAATTTTTTTTAAAAAAACCTGTTGACTTGTCCGTGAGTTTTCCATAGAACCTCTCTTCGTGACGTCGGGATGTAGCGCAGCCTGGGAGCGCACTTGAATGGGGTTCAAGGGGTCGGAGGTTCAAATCCTCTCATCCCGACCACGTCAAAAAGATACCCCCGAGGGTCGTAAGACCAAAATTTACGACCCTCTTCTTTTGACACTACGATCTTTTAAAAAATGGTCTCTAAGGCTTTCGACGAGCTCCCGCGCACCGCGGTCGAGCATGCCGGATATGGCAGAATCGCTAAAGAAAGCCACCATATAAAGGTGCTTCCGTGGCTCAGTCGGTAGAGCGCGTCCTTGGTAAGGACGAGGTCAGCAGTTCAATCCTGCTCGGAAGCTCCACAGCGAATAAAAAGCCCAGCTTTAGAAATAAAGCTGGGCTTTTGCTTTCATGGAGAATTTCTTGATTTGTTTACTCACACTCCCAATCCTTAAGATCGTATTTAGTCAAAATCCGCTTTAGTTCCCCACTCTCGCGCAGTTGTAAAATTCCTTCATCAAAAATTTCAGCAAGGCGCACTGACCGGGAATTTCCGGGAGCAAAACCTACATACTGCATATTTTCTCCAAGAGTCCCCGCAAGTTCAAATTCGTTTTTAATTCCGCTCTTTCCAGCAAGATATTCGAACAAGTATTTATCTTCATTAAAAGTTGTTATCCGACCCTTTAATATTTTCTTCAAATTAATCATGGGTCCGTAAGCGCCACCAACATATTGAACTGACGGGGTGTTTTTATATTTCTGCAAATATGCTTCATATTCAGGAGAGAACGAGGAATAGTCATACCCTATCACAGACCCTACCGTTATCCCCTGCAAAGATTCTACTCCGTCATATTTCCACGTCTCACCTTTTCTGACATAAAAATTCTGCCGCAAAACACCGTTTCGGCGCTTGGAAAATATCATCTTTTTTGAATGTCCACTATTCACATTGGGAATGAGATCATATTCACCCCTTTCTACTCCCTGAACTCCACGTTTGTATGGAGTAAGCTGAAATGTTATCTCATATCCGGCACGTTCATATATAACCTTTAAAATCTCTGTTACATACCCGACCTTGCCCTCTTCCTTCTCCGGAACACACTGATAAGGACAATAGTCTATTGTTGCGGCAACAATACGCCCCGCGATTACCGGATGGTATTGTATCAATAAGAAAAGCACGACAAACAAAGCAATACGCATAAATCATTAGTCCCTATATGTGTCATCTTCAAACAAAAACTTTTTACTAAACTATACACATCAAATTTAGCTTAAACAAATTTTAATTTAAACATGGTAGAGAATATATAAAAACAGCAGCTAAAGGACGAAATTTACCTAACGTAATTTTAATGAAAATCTGATTTATACAAAGATAGACATAATACAGTACTATGCCGGGGTGACTGAATCATTACTTCGCAGTGTATTTTCCAGCCATCAGGAAAAGCAGGGCTGTCCCGGCTGTGCCCAAAGCGGCTGCCCACAGAAAACCACCATAGCCTATAAAATCAACTGCCATTCCACCCAACAGAGGACCGAGGAAAGACCCCAGATGCACGGTAAACATCATCATATTGACATTAAAACTGCGGTAACGCGGCTCACTGACGACAAACATAAGTGAATTAAGAGCCGGAGCGCTCAGCCCCATCCCTGTACCAAAAATAACCGCAGTAGGTAGAAGCATTGAGGCATCATGCAAGCCATTAAGCAAAACAAACCCAACAGAGGTGAAAATAAATGCAGTTACGATCAGCCCCCGTTTGGAAAAGCGGTCAAAAACAATCCCGCCGAAAAAACGGATAGCTATCATAACTCCCATCTGCAACGAAAAGAAATACCCGGCTTTGACGACTCCCCTTGATAGAGCAAAATCCTGAAACAAAAAGAACAACCCGGTAAATATCATGAAGTATACGCCGTTTACCGCCAGCACGGATATAATTTTCAAGCGGAACAGATTGGAGTACGACTCCTTCATGGAGACAGAGTCCTTATGCCCACCACCGTGCTGCTCCATCTTGGGAGTGCGAAATTTAAGGAATACGGTAAGCAAAAAGGCTAGAGGAATCAGCCCCGCTGTTCCTGCGTAAATCCACTCGGGTCCGGCAACCAATGGACCTATTTGTTCCGAAACATGAGGCATCACCGCATACGGCAGCAGCAGTGCAGTTGAGTAAAGACTAAACGCCGAACCCGCATTCTCCGCACAGGTCATGGAAACAAGGATTGCCACGCAAGGTGCCAGAATCATAAAAATTCCCACTCCCTGACCTATACGCAGAAAAAGCAACGGCCAAAATTCATTAGTATAAACATATCCAAAGCCGCATACTCCCACTACCAGCATGCCAGTAAACATGAATCGGTAAGCGTTATTTAAGTTGATACTGTTACTGACCGCAAGATACATAAACATTCCAGAAAGCGAATAGACACTTATCAGTAATCCAGAAAGAATTTTGCTGAAACCAAGACCTTGCAGATAAACATTCAGGCTGTAATAAACTGAGATGTTGCACACGGCCAAAAAGACCACGCTGCATAGGGTGACAAATTCAATAATAGGGAGGGACTTTTTTTCAGCCATTTACCGGTTCCGGTTGTGGGTTATCGTCATATGACATACTAACTCAGCCCGTACCGCGAATGTAGAATTCGCTGGACCGTGCAGAGACAGGGGAGTAATCGATACACAGAACCATGGAGTAAAACAATGACTATTACATCCACAATTGCGCTGATCTTTGCAGTTTTAATTTTTGCAATAATCCCCGGCCCGGGAGTGATCTCCATCATAGCGCAATCTGTATCCCGCGGATTTAAGTCTACAGCTTTGTATTGTCTCGGCATTGTCAGCGGTGATCTATGTTATCTTCTTTTAGCCATATTCGGCATGGGCTTTATGGCTCAGAAACTTGGGGCCGGATTCATGATTTTAAAATGGGCTGGTGCGGCTTACCTTGTCTATCTTGGTATCAAAAGTTGGACGGCAATAGCTCCGTGTGCTGATTATGAAATTCAGCCAGCAGCCAAGAGCATAGGCAGGACATATCTTGCAGGGCTCTGCGTATCACTTGGAAATCCCAAATTAATTGCTTTCTATTGCGGATTCCTACCAGGCTTTATGGATTTACAGGCACTTGGTACCTTTGATATAATTATTGTTATCTGCTCTGTCATTCCCACAATTTTATCCGTTCTGTTGGTCTATGCATGGCTCGGCAACCGCAGCCGCGCAGCTATCCGCAGCCCCAGAATATGGAAAATAGCAAACCGTTGCGCCGGCTCAGTCCTGATCGGCTCGGGTGTGGTAATAGCTACGGAGTAGTAAAAAAGGAGATGCAACATGACATCCCCCCTTTTTTAACTACAACACATAATCCAGTGCCAGTTCCACATGTGCCTGAACAGTATCGATAAGCGGCACGGAAACATCATCCGGCTTGACCAGCAATCCGATCTCGGTACATCCAAGGACAATTGCCTCAGCCCCCTGCGCGGCCATATCTTCAATAATTTTCACATACCCAGCTCTGGTCTTATCCAGAATCTTCCCGCAGCAGAGCTCGTCAAAAATAGAACAATGAACCATGGACCGCTTCTCACTGTCCGGGATGATCACATCAAGCCCATACTTTTCCTTTAGTGGGCGGGACAGAAAATCCTGCTCCATAGTAAAGGCAGTTCCAAGCAGACCTAGCTTTGAAGATCCGGTCTTTTTAGCTCCGCCAGCAATTGCGTCTGCCATATGCAACAGTGGAATATTTACCGCAGACTGAATCTCATCGGCGACCTTGTGCATAGTATTGGTGGCAATGATCAGCGCATCCGCTCCACCTGCCTCAACGCTCTTTGCTCCCTCAATCAATCCGGCAGTCACACTTTTCCAGTCATTTTTACCCATCTGATCCGCAAAGGGGGCAAAATCAACACTGTGCATAACCACGCGACAGGAATGCAGCCCACCGAGAGCATCGCGCACACCTTCATTCAACAATTTGTAGTATGATATGGTAGACTCCCAGCTCATACCACCGAGAATTCCTAAAGTCTTCATAAGCTCCTCCTTGGATGCAATACCTATAATCTGTACAACAAAACTCCTGCACTGAAAAACAGACAGCAAAGTGAAAAATTATAGGTACAGATTGAAAATTTGCATACGCACTTAATTTGTGAAATGGACTTTATTACGAAAATTGATAACATCCCGGGATCAATCCGCAACTTAAACGAACACCAATTGCAGGTAACCATGGAACCAATCAGCTTTATAATCAATTTCATATCAGCCATGAGCATTGGCGAACAGCTTTCCATAGCAACCGGACTTATTTATATTTTTTTAAGTGTGCGCCAGAATCCGCTCTGCTGGCCTTTTGGTATTGTCAGTGTGGGAATCTGGATGGTTATCGTCTTTCAGGGCAAACTATATTCTGATGCCTTCCTGCAATTAGTCTATGTCGTACTCGGATTTTACGGCTGGTATCAATGGCTGCGAGGCGGCACAGATAATTCCCCGCTCAAGGTCCAGCGAGTAGACTTCAAACTGGGCTTGCGTTTAACCCTCATCGGTATTGCCGCTTTTCTGCCCACCGGATACATTATGGAAAATTATCTTGAAGCTTCCTTCCCCTGG encodes the following:
- a CDS encoding DUF1538 family protein; translation: MIVFLQILYGWPVHYFLIGDYMVVMLMTLISPKTIVGRTYDAGGITNPK
- a CDS encoding PEP/pyruvate-binding domain-containing protein; translation: MSLLDWLPFFKPREPQLDPEEARKLLTTRYNQFRLLIQANTKTHELIAELEEALRGFHPYGIHYVRALCTRISVTVYQMIRQLNELNPEAYSALFDRFKEIQEQISAQLEPVSFSGEGALVLDFAHVGRDQADLCGPKMAMLGEAAKSLGLRIPAGFVVTTAAFRCFMHKDGLQDEIDRIIQATDFENRDEVFQVSSRVMQLIIKSDLSDEISSAIMDGYVRLKKALGHEVNLAVRSSALGEDMEGSAFAGQYSSILNVDSDSLLLAVKEVMASKYSMQAMAYRSSRGLKDEDVAMSVGCIEMVDPVASGVAYSRNPVNVRDENISIYSVWGLPRAVVDGSTETDEFAVSRGPSPQVVERRVAEKCEKYICDVGEGVCRTELLDSCRNDPSLTDEQALLVSDVAVRIEEHFGPPQDIEWALTESGEFYLLQCRPLMLLNEHSGQINNTLDLPDALFSGGRTASPGVGVGPIVPIRKSAEALSFPDGGVMVIKQALPEYAALLNRCSAVISEHGGMAGHLANVAREFGVAALFGVNGAMDLFSEGQIVTVDADGHGVYSGPVEVLLTEKPRRRLMKGSPVQAVLRKAARHIVRLNLTDPDGPNFKPSKCRTYHDIMRFCHEMGVREMFGFGISDKYIMAASKQLICNVPKQFWVLDLGNGVSPEGEDDDRCVLMEHIECIPMRAIWAGMQAVPWDGPPAIHGKGLMSVMFESTMNPNLNIGTHSTYTHKNYFMISKNYCCLQSRFGFHFCGVESLVGDRSSENYASFQFKGGAANPERRRLRAKFIGSILDEFDFRVRIREDNMQARLEGLGRAEMEYHLKILGYLITHTRQLDMIMTNPAQVDLYRARFFKDFELFTA
- a CDS encoding aspartate/glutamate racemase family protein; this encodes MKTLGILGGMSWESTISYYKLLNEGVRDALGGLHSCRVVMHSVDFAPFADQMGKNDWKSVTAGLIEGAKSVEAGGADALIIATNTMHKVADEIQSAVNIPLLHMADAIAGGAKKTGSSKLGLLGTAFTMEQDFLSRPLKEKYGLDVIIPDSEKRSMVHCSIFDELCCGKILDKTRAGYVKIIEDMAAQGAEAIVLGCTEIGLLVKPDDVSVPLIDTVQAHVELALDYVL
- a CDS encoding transporter substrate-binding domain-containing protein, which encodes MRIALFVVLFLLIQYHPVIAGRIVAATIDYCPYQCVPEKEEGKVGYVTEILKVIYERAGYEITFQLTPYKRGVQGVERGEYDLIPNVNSGHSKKMIFSKRRNGVLRQNFYVRKGETWKYDGVESLQGITVGSVIGYDYSSFSPEYEAYLQKYKNTPSVQYVGGAYGPMINLKKILKGRITTFNEDKYLFEYLAGKSGIKNEFELAGTLGENMQYVGFAPGNSRSVRLAEIFDEGILQLRESGELKRILTKYDLKDWECE
- a CDS encoding MFS transporter, whose translation is MAEKKSLPIIEFVTLCSVVFLAVCNISVYYSLNVYLQGLGFSKILSGLLISVYSLSGMFMYLAVSNSINLNNAYRFMFTGMLVVGVCGFGYVYTNEFWPLLFLRIGQGVGIFMILAPCVAILVSMTCAENAGSAFSLYSTALLLPYAVMPHVSEQIGPLVAGPEWIYAGTAGLIPLAFLLTVFLKFRTPKMEQHGGGHKDSVSMKESYSNLFRLKIISVLAVNGVYFMIFTGLFFLFQDFALSRGVVKAGYFFSLQMGVMIAIRFFGGIVFDRFSKRGLIVTAFIFTSVGFVLLNGLHDASMLLPTAVIFGTGMGLSAPALNSLMFVVSEPRYRSFNVNMMMFTVHLGSFLGPLLGGMAVDFIGYGGFLWAAALGTAGTALLFLMAGKYTAK
- the pnuC gene encoding nicotinamide riboside transporter PnuC, with translation MEPISFIINFISAMSIGEQLSIATGLIYIFLSVRQNPLCWPFGIVSVGIWMVIVFQGKLYSDAFLQLVYVVLGFYGWYQWLRGGTDNSPLKVQRVDFKLGLRLTLIGIAAFLPTGYIMENYLEASFPWWDALTTVLSLIAQYLLARKYMENWLLWITADAMYIGIYYAKGWTGYSGLMAVYTTMAVIGFLSWLKSYRADRGLECSA
- a CDS encoding response regulator, which encodes MRKIRILLIDDEKGFSSVLAKRLTRRGVEVITAEDGADGLFKLDMEFFQVVILDMKMPGMNGLQVLKTIKNRHPGVEVILLTGNADMESALAAMNAGAFDFILKPANTEILTNRIYDAAKSCHITMDKAG
- a CDS encoding LysE family translocator; the protein is MTITSTIALIFAVLIFAIIPGPGVISIIAQSVSRGFKSTALYCLGIVSGDLCYLLLAIFGMGFMAQKLGAGFMILKWAGAAYLVYLGIKSWTAIAPCADYEIQPAAKSIGRTYLAGLCVSLGNPKLIAFYCGFLPGFMDLQALGTFDIIIVICSVIPTILSVLLVYAWLGNRSRAAIRSPRIWKIANRCAGSVLIGSGVVIATE
- a CDS encoding sensor histidine kinase; the protein is MRFRRPAGFADLESLKPKNGTAMQTKSKSTYDKLSRKIAITVITVSLAPLILVGGLIFDQFRSIYRAKVYAHLGEVVAKQTDNVNNFLSEKLAEVQYLSRVFTYEQLSDSRILEQTLKGMQQQYGRIFVDFGIINEKGVQVAYAGPFELLGADYSKADWYMSSRNKSTGISDVFMGLRQSPHFIITINSKSKDGRPWTLRATIDFLAFSNLVENVHIGETGYAYILNRNGVFQTRPQANRNSELVLTPYKTIRRPLYGEGVSIQLSKGSDGEKYVTVSSLLKGGEWKLVYQQNISDAFSAMIRSEYITLAIFLSGGLAIIIMAIYLSRKLVLHIEFIDNENEMINRQMVETGKLASIGELAAGIAHEINNPVAIMIEEAGWVSDLLEDEGMEMASYGEITRALEQVRTQGGRCKDITHKLLSFARKTDPRVAEVSLPDLLEEVVEISMQQARYAHVNLSLDLDRDMPPVCVSESELQQVFLNLFNNAVQAMEAKGGTLSVTCRAEGGEAYISVADTGPGIPAANLGRIFDPFFTTKPVGKGSGLGLSICFGLIHQMGGEIDVESAVGHGARFNIRLPLPAAETEHEVEKEE